The DNA segment CAATAACATTCCACTAGACAAGGTAAAAAACAACTTTTTTCTATTATTTTTTTTCAACTAACAATCCTCCAAACATATTATAAAAAAATGATACCATTCTAGTATAACATATGAAAGTTAACAAAATTAAATTACATTGTTCTTTTATTAAAACAGTTAATAGTTGTTCACATTCTATTAATAAATGAAAAAAGACCAGTATAAACTGACCTTTTTTCATTTACAACTAACTATTTTTCATATACATTTTTGAAATCAATTTGAACCTATAATACCAATTTTATAAACTGTTACACCCTATAAAATGAATTAATAATCTAATCCTCAATAAAAAAAGAATAATATAAGATAATTAACGAGTAAAACAAATAAATTAGAAAATTCTATTTTTTTTTAAGTGCATCAATTCTTACAATCTATTTCAGCTCAGAGTTTTAATTTTTCTAATTGTAATTAATACCTTCTGTAATATTCTGTATATTTCTGGATGTTTAAAATAAAAAATATATTTTCTATATACACTATACCCATTGTTTATAATTATAAGTTTAATATTTTTTAATTGTATATAATTATTTTTTCTATCTTTTAAACTCATTTTCATACAATAGATAATACATTGGCCTAGAAGATGATTAACTCTACTATTAAGAGCATCATCCATTTCTACAGTAGTTTCTTCTAAATGACTATTAAATTCTATAGTTTTTTGAATAACTTTGGTAAGAGATTCAATACGACGTTCATAATTTAGGGATGTTATAGTAGAATCCAAACGTATTCTTCGATAAAATAACTTATCCTTAATGCATTTAACTTTTTTACTCTTCATTAAAAGTTGGTAACTAAACAATTCATCCTCATGTATAATGCCTTCTAGAAAATAAACACTATTTTCTAGAAGCACTTTTTTCTTTATAAATTGCAAGCAAGGCGATGCGTAAAAATCTTTATTTACTGTCATTTCTATAAATAAATCTTGTCCATTTAATGTTTTGTCATATACCTTATTTCTTTCATAGTTCATATTTCCAATTTTCATGTTATCTACAGATTTATCAAAAAAAGATTTCCCTTCAAATAAAATTAATTCTAAATCTTCTTTAACTGCTAAATTATATAGGTGCTCCATGG comes from the Carnobacterium sp. 17-4 genome and includes:
- a CDS encoding glycosyltransferase family 2 protein, with amino-acid sequence MGNVKISVIVPVYNVENYLEDCIESVISQKNFPDIELILIDDGSTDQSSKIIKNYTKSYTNILGYYQENAGQSKARNKGIQNAKGKYIYFLDSDDLIPDLAMEHLYNLAVKEDLELILFEGKSFFDKSVDNMKIGNMNYERNKVYDKTLNGQDLFIEMTVNKDFYASPCLQFIKKKVLLENSVYFLEGIIHEDELFSYQLLMKSKKVKCIKDKLFYRRIRLDSTITSLNYERRIESLTKVIQKTIEFNSHLEETTVEMDDALNSRVNHLLGQCIIYCMKMSLKDRKNNYIQLKNIKLIIINNGYSVYRKYIFYFKHPEIYRILQKVLITIRKIKTLS